The genomic DNA CATTGCCAATTCTTGAATGGGCTCCTGCCAAAGGCCAGCGTGCTGAAGTGGTCAAAGAGAAATCTCAGCTAGCCAACCAGAATCTGGGTATCAACAAGCAAATTGAACAAGAAGAAGTCCTTCCTTCTGCTGCAGTGCCAAGCCTTGATGCCGCAGAAGCACGCCTGCACAGCAAAAAAGTACCGAAGTCACAAGTCGCTTAAGAGCGCTAAAAAATTACATCCTGAGGGTATACAGAATGTCGATACAAGATAAGAACATTACATTTGCTTATTGGGTACCAAACGTCAGCGGCGGTTTGGTGGTCAGCGATATTGAACAGCGTACGGACTGGAGTTATGACTATAATGTCCGTCTGGCGCAAGCTGCGGAAAAAAGCGGTTTTGACTATGCCTTAACCCAGATTCGTTTTACTGCCGGTTATAACGCAGAAAACCAGCATGAATCGGTTAGCTTCAGCCATGGCATCCTGGCCAAAACTGAAAAACTCAAAGTGATTGCTGCAATTTTGCCGGGTCCGTGGAAACCGGCACTGGCGGCAAAGCAATTGGCGACCATTGACCACCTGACCAATGGCCGTATTGCCATTAACGTGGTCAGTGGCTGGTTCCGCGGCGAATTTGATGCCATTGGTGAAGAATGGTCTGAACATGACCAGCGTTATGCACGTTCAGAAGAATTTATCCGTAGCCTTAAAGGTATCTGGACGCAGGATCATTTCAGTTTTGATGGTCAATACTATCAATTCAAAGATTACACCCTCAGTCCAAAACCGCTACAAAAACCGCATATTGAAATTTTTCAAGGCGGTAGCTCACGTGCAGCGCGTGATATGGCATCGCGTGTATCGGACTGGTACTTTACCAACGGCAACACAGTGGAAGAGCTGAAAAAGCAGATTGATGATATCCGTGAAAAAGCCAAGGCCAATAACCATGCCGTGAAAATTGGGGTCAATGCTTTCATTATTGCCCGTGATACTGAAGAAGAAGCCCAAGCCGTGCTGCAGGAAATTGTGGCCAAAGCCAATGTCCAGGCAGTGAAATCTTTTGCTGATGCTACCCGTGAAGCGGGTGCTGCAACAGCAGAGGGTGAAGGCAACTGGGCAAAATCGACCTTTGAAGATTTGGTGCAGTATAACGATGGCTTTAAGACCAATTTAATTGGTACGCCGCAGCAAATTGCAGAACGTATTGTTGAACTGAAAGCAGTCGGTGTGGACTTGATTTTGTCTGGCTTCTTGCATTTCATTGAAGAAGTGGAATATTTCGGACAAAAAGTATTGCCATTGGTTCGTGAACTGGAAGCGCAACAGCTATCCGTTGTGACCGCCAAGTCCGCTTAAGCTGAATGATTAAGCGACAGTTGATGAGCTAAAAAACAAGAATCAAAGGCATCTCCAATCTTCCCTCAAGACTCGGCTTGAGGGATTTTTTTGCTTATGCAGCAGAGCTACCTTCGCTCAAACCGAACGCAATAACCAATCGGCAACCAGAAAAAACAAGAACAGCATGGTGACTGCCGCAACAAAATTTTAAAGTAAGGCGATAGCGGCAAAAAATAAGCTGGAAATAAAGATGTCTGCTCAATTCTTACTGCCCCTTGCGGGAGCTGCCATTGTACTGGCATTAAGCGGATGTGCCTCGTCATCCAGGTCTCCAATCTTAGACAGTTATGGTCCATACCCTCATCTGCCTGAACCCCAATCCAGTCTGTTTCCTACAGTGAATATCGCACCAGCCAAAGGCTGGCCTGCTGGCACCATGCCCACCCCGGCTCCAGGTTTGAAAGTTCAGGCCTTTGCCAAAGAACTGCAACATCCGCGCTGGCTGTATGTATTGCCAAATGGCGATGTGCTGGTGGCTGAAACCGATGCACCACCCAAACCAGATGACAGTAAAGGCTTTAGGGGCAAAATCATGCAACTGCTGATGAAACGTGCCGGATCATCGCATCAGAGTGCCAACCGTATTAGCCTGCTGCGTGATCGTAATGGCGATGGTGTCGCTGATCAAAAAACCATATTTCTACAAAATCTGAACTCTCCGTTTGGTATGGCGCTGGTCGGCAATACGCTGTACGTAGCCAATACGGATGCTTTAATGCGCTTTCCTTATCAAAAAGGTGCAACTCAAATTACCGCAAGCGGCAGCAAAGTACTGGATTTACCCGGTGGCCCGCTCAATCATCATTGGACCAAAAACGTCATTGCCAACCCTGCGGGCAGCAAACTCTATATTACCGTAGGTTCAAACAGTAACGTGGCAGAAAATGGCCTAGACCAGGAAACTGGTCGGGCATTAATTATGGAATTTGATATTGCCAGTGGCAAAACACGGCCCTTTGCTACAGGACTGCGGAATCCTAATGGAATGGACTGGCAACCACAGAGTGGTATGTTATGGACAGTCGTGAATGAACGCGATGAAATTGGCAATGATCTGGTGCCCGATTACCTGACCTCAGTCAAGGATGGTGCTTTTTATGGCTGGCCCTATAGTTATTATGGCCAACATGTAGACACGCGGATCAAACCTCAAAATCCTGAGCTGGTCGCACGTGCGATTAAACCGGATTATGCTCTGGGTAACCATACGGCTTCCTTAGGCCTGACATTTTATACGGCTCAATTAATGCCGCAATATCGCAGTGGTGCGCTGATTGGTCAGCATGGCTCATGGAACCGTAAACCGCATAGCGGCTATAAGGTTATTTTTGTGCCCTTTCAAAATGGCCAACCTTCGGGTATGCCCCAAGATGTATTAAGCGGTTTTTTAAATGATCAAGGTGAAGCACTTGGACGGCCGGTTGGCGTAGCGGTTGATCGTTTCGGAGCGATATTGGTCGCTGATGATGTGGGCAATATGATTTGGCGCGTATCGCCCATCGGGACAATGATGGATCATAGGCCCATCAATAAAAAGATAAGTCCCGCTTCTGCTGACCAAGAGCCTGTAACTTCACTACCTGCCGTAGAACAGGCAGCAAAGTAATTGTGGCTGAATAAAATGATATAAAAAAGCCCGACATCCTGTCGGGCTTTTTCGTATGGGGTAGTTAAGCATGACTCCTGTCTTGCTTCACAATCCTGGTGTATGAACGTTTTATTGTTGTTTTATGTTCCAGAACATCCTGTTCCTGTATGAATTCATCATAGGAAAAAAACTCGGCTGCGCCCATCCGCAAAATCCTTAAATTGATGTGCGCCAAAGCGTACAAAAACGGACATTTTTTCATCCATAAAATATGGGCATTCTTTTTGTCCCGGAAGAATTAATAACCCACCAAAAATTATAAAATTGAATTTTTATTGATCAATTTAATTGACAAAACATTACATATCCGGCTAAAAAATACACGAGTTGTTAAAACGTGTGTTTTTTGATCTCTTGGGTTTGGGATTTATGGATTTAAGTGTTTGACAAACAATAATATTTTAAAAATCTTTTTTATTTCGTATAACAGCCATTATGTTAGATATAGCTAAACTGATTTTGCATGTTACGAAGAATATCTTTAATAAAGTTAATTATATCAATATCTTATAATTATAAGAATGTATCATAAAAAAGTAATTTAGCTATAGAGGTCATTTGGAAAAGCTATCTAATAATTAAAATGAAGAACATTCCTGTAAAAATGGTTCCAATTATGAAATATATCAAAGGCACAAAATATCTTTGATACCAATGTGGGCTTTTCCCTTCACTGTCTATAAGACATCTTTCATTCCAAGTTGGTATGAGAAATATTAAAGCACAAGATATGAAAACAACTATTTTATTAAAACTAGATAAATCATTAATATAGTTTAAACCACTGTGTCTTTGAGCGAGCAGAAAGAATATAATTATTGGATAGAGTAGGAATCCAAGTAAGAGCCCCAACCACGTTAATGCATTATTACTCACAAAAAAACTCACTAAATTTTAGTTTTTCTAAAATTAACATAATACACCTTATACGAAATTAAAATTTATTTTATATAAATCAATTATTTAAATATAACTAAAAGCCTAATCTTCACAAATTAGGCTTTTTAAAGTGATTTTTCACGTTCCACGCTCTTAATTCATTTTTAAATCTAGAAGTAAAAAGGCTCCATTTCATAAAATGGCATTTTCTGATTTCATTACGAATAAAAACTCGGATCAGGTACTTTAGCCGTTAACACCCACTCCCCAATTTCCTGATATTTATAATCCACCGGGTCATGCAAAGTTTGGGTACGCACATTACGCCAGAAACGGTCCAGATTTAATTGGGCTGTGGTGGCACGTGCACCCATCACCTGAAAAATATTTTGTGTGATATACAACGAGGTATTGGTCGCCGCAATTTTGGCAGTCGCAATTGCAATAGACACTTCACCGCGCTGTTCAGCAGTGAGGTCATTGCCTAGATCCCATGCCGTCTGTAAGCTCTGAACCGCTTTAGCTGCCAGTAAACGTACGCCTTCCAACTGTACATAAAATTCGGCAAAGTGCTTTTGCGTAAACGGATCATTGACCGCATTTTCCACCAAGGATTTGGACCAGGCTTTTTGGCTCTGTACGGTTTGTCTGGCAGTTGCAAAAGCGCCTTCTGCCACGCCTAAAAACAGATGCACAAAAATCAGTTGCGCAATCAACGGACGTAAACTTGAATACGGCGTACTCAGGGGTCCCGGATTGAGCAATAACTCATCTTTTTTAATTTTAACCTGCTCAAAATGACTGGTACCGCTGTCAGTCTGGCGTTGTCCCATATTGTTCCAGTCACCTAAGAAGCTCACCCCTTCTCGGGCTGTCGGAATCACACCTATCAACAATTTACCTTTATCGTTGTAAGCTGAGCAGAGCAATACATCGGAATCGATCGAACCTGAACAGAAGCTTTTGTCGCCATGAAATAGATATGCATTTTCAGACACTTGGGTTGCAATGGTTCGTCGGTCTAAGGGATTTAAAGTATTGCCCCAAAACAGGTTTTCTTTTGCAGTTTGCTCCAACCATTTTCCATACTGTTCAGGCTGGGAAAACAGTTGCACCGTCGCAATCAGCAAATGATGAAAACCATAAACATGTGCCAGTGAACTGTCGACCTGGGCAATAGTCTGAATGGTTTGAAAAACTGTTTTCCAGTCTGCGCCCTGACCGCCATATTGCACAGGAATAGACAGCCCCAATAAACCACTTTGACGGATTAAATCACGCTCCTGTTTTGGGTTGCCGCCCTGTTTATCACGTTCAGCAGCAGTGGTTGCAAACTGTTCCGCCAGTTGTTGAGCGATGTATAATGGATTTGAAGTTAAAAGCGGGGATGAAGCATTCATAATATGATCTGATTATTGCTATATTTTTAGCTTAGCAGATGATGTTTTGCTGCTTTATCTGAATGCCTGCTGTGCTTATACATAAAATAAAAATACCGCCTCATTTTCAGGCGGTATTTTTATAAATGACTTATTTATCGGGATAGACCGTTGCAATCAGATTGTTCACCACCTGTGGGTCGGCCAGGGTTGAAGTATCTCCTAAAGTGTCCAGTTCATTGGCGGCAATTTTTCTTAAAATACGGCGCATGATTTTACCGGAACGGGTTTTCGGTAAAGCTGGAGCCCAATACAAGGCATCCGGTGTAGCTACGGGTCCCAAAACCTTACGCACCCAGTTAATCAGTTCATGACGCAGCTCTTCGGATTCCTCAAAATTTGCCTGTAAGGTGACGAATGCACAGATACCCTGTCCCTTAATATCATGCGGCATACCGACCACCGCCGCTTCAGCGACATGCTCATGCGCTACCAAGGCACTTTCCACTTCTGCCGTACCCAAACGGTGGCCAGAAACATTCAGTACGTCATCGACGCGTCCGGTAATCCAGTAATAGCCATCCTTGTCACGGCGGGCACCATCTCCGGTGAAATACGTCCCCGGATAAGTCGAGAAATAGGCTTCGATAAAACGTTCAGGATCACCCCAGATGGTACGCATCTGACCCGGCCAGGAATCCTTAATGATCAGGTTGCCTTCGGCTTCACCTTCAAGTTCCTTGCCTTCAGCATCGACGATGGCGGGTTGTATGCCGAACAATGGTCGGGTTGCAGAACCGGGTTTTAAATCGGTTGCACCCGGCAAAGGTGAAATCAGGATTCCGCCAGTCTCGGTTTGCCACCAGGTATCGACAATTGGACAGCGGCTTTCACCGACCACGGTATAATACCAGTTCCAGGCTTCCGGGTTAATCGGCTCACCCACCGAACCGATCAGGCGCAAGCTGCTGCGGTCACTTTCCCGAACGAAGGCATCGCCTTCGCGCATCATGGCACGAATCGCCGTGGGTGCGGTATAGAGGATGGAAACATTGTGCTTATCGACAATATGACCGGTACGCGCCCAAGTTGGATATTGCGGTACGCCTTCAAACATCACCGTGGTGGTGCCATTGGAAAGTGGGCCATAGATCACATAGGAATGCCCGGTAATCCAGCCCGCATCCGCAGTACACCAAAACACATCATCCTGCTTGATATCGAACACTTCGCGGAAAGTGGAATTCACATAAGTCAGATAGCCACCGGTCGTATGCAACACTCCTTTAGGCTTGCCGGTCGAACCCGAGGTATACAGAATGAATAGCGGATCTTCGGCATTCATCGGTTCAGGCGGGCAGATTTCATTCACCGACATGATTTCCATGTGATACCACAGATCACGCCCTGGCTGCATTTCAATCGGGTTGCCAGTACGGTGTACCACAATCACATGTTCAACCGATTCAGTCCCGGCAATTTTCAAGGCTTCATCAACATTGGCTTTAAGCAGAATCGGCTTGCCGCCGCGCATGCCGGAATCGGCGGTAATCACCATTTTAGCCTGACTATCTTCAATCCGGCTGGCCAGAGAATCTGGTGAAAAGCCGCCAAATACCACACAATGTACCGCACCAATCCGGGTGCAGGCCAGCATCGCAATTGCGGCTTCCGAAACCATCGGCATATATAGCACCACCCGGTCGCCTTTTTTAATCCCGTTCTTTTTCAGGACATTGGCAAAACGGCAGGTCTCATCATAAAGTTCGTTAAAGGAAATAATCTTATGACGGGACGGGTGATCACCCTCCCAGATAATCGCCGGTTTATAAGGGTGTTCCTTGAGATGACGGTCCAAACAGTTGGCACTGAGGTTTAGCTGGCCATCAGCGAACCATTCAATCTTGAAATTGTCCTTGTCAAAACTGGTATTTTTGACCTGGGTAAACGGTTTGATCCAGTCCAGCTTGCTGGCCTGTTCAGCCCAATATTCATCAGGCTGCTCGATGGATTTCTGATAACGCTCGAAATATTCAGACTCATTGGTGCGAGCGGTTTTTTTAAATTCTTCTGGTACAGGATAGATTTCATTCATTGCTTACTTCCTTGATCTTATTCATCTCATCACGAGATGTTATGCCGCGTTATTGCTTTATTTATTGACTGCGTATTTACAGTATGGCGATTATTTTTCAACCGCTTCAATCATGCTTTGGTCGTAGTTTATTTATACAATTTAAAACACAGACCTCTCATCATATTCAACAAAAAAATATGGTTCTATGAGTATCTGACCTGTTCTTTTAATCTTATAATTTAAGCATAGAACGTACTGTTAACTTTACAAAATACAATATTTTTCTTCTCTGAATTTTATTTGGAAAACGCGTATGAACCCGCACGACGACTCCTCCTTTTTTTCCCGCGTCCAACCGGCCAGGTCAGATAATCCACTCTCTCCAGAAGGTCGTTTTGGTCGTCTGAGTTCAATTGGCTGGTATGGGTTTGTGCATCTGATTGCTTTCTTTGCCACCATTGCTCTTAGCCTGACCATGGGTATCTTTAACTTTCATACCCTGTCGATGGACAATCAGTTCGTCAATACCCTGACAGGAATCGCCGGACTCGGTTTCGTAGCCATTCTGGTGCTGTATATCTATTTTCTGATCATGATTAGCATACGCCGTTTGCATGATCTGAACCGTAGTGGCTGGCTGACCCTGCTGTTCCTGCTGCCACTGGTGAATATTTTTATGGGGCTGTATTTGCTTTTGGGTTCAGGGACTAAAGGTAGCAATAAATATGGACTGCCGCGTGAAACACTGGTCTGGGAAAAAATATTGGCCTGGTTGATGATCATCCTCGCAGTTCTGAGCTTCTTGGCTTCAGGCAGCATAATATCTTATCAGTTTGGTACAGGTGAACTGGAAGTTCCCCCACAAGTCATTCAAAAAGGCACTCAATATTTCTAAAGTTGGCTGACAATTTTTGACAAAACGTCAATGAATGCTAAATATTGTCGGTTAAATTTTTGTTCAGTTTCAGGCAAAATGTCCGGCAATGATCATCATCCGGAAAACTTGTGGCTGAAAAACAAAACGCCTTGAATGAGGTAACTCAAGACACCTCTCAACTTTTGCAAGAAGCAACAGAAAAGACAGCGCAAACTGTCATTGAACATACAGCAAAATACAATGATGCCTATTCCACCATCGACAAATTTGTTGATGCCTTTTGGGAACGCCTGCCTTATTTATGTATCGCGTTGGTGGTCTTTAGCATTTTCTGGTTGCTGTCAAAACTGTTTAAGCTCTTTGTCCGTAAAGCACTTACTGACCGTAGTTACACCAAACAAAACCTGGTACTGGTGCTGAACCGTGTCGGCAGTTCTGCCATCATCTTTATCGGCTTTTTAATTGCCATGGTGATTGCCATTCCAGGTTTTACCCCGGGTCAGCTGATGAGTGCTCTGGGAATTGGTTCGGTTGCCATCGGTTTTGCGTTCAAGGACATTTTCCAGAACCTGCTCTCTGGCATCTTAATCCTGCTGGGTGAACCGTTCAAAATTGGCGATGACATTATTGTTTCGGGCATGGAAGGAACGGTTGAGGATATCCAGATTCGTGCAACCTACTTACGTTCTCCCGATGGTCGCCGCATCGTGATTCCCAATGCGACGGTATATACCAGTGCCGTGATTGTAAACACGGCCTATCAACGCCGTCGTTGTGAATTTGTGGTGGGGATTGGTTATGAAGATGATGTACAAAAAGCCAAGAGCATTATCTTAAGCATTTTAGATAAAGACCCGACCATTTTGAGCCAGCCTGGATTTGCAGTAAACGTCAATGCACTTGCAGACTTCTCGATTAACCTGAATGTACGTTGGTGGGTCGATACTACAGAAACCACCACCGCAGGTTCAATCAGCGAAGTTCAGGAACGCGTGATTAAAGCCTTTGCTGAACATGAAATTTCGATTCCTTATCCGGTACAGGAAGTCAAAATCTATCGTGGCAATGACACGACAGAACTCGCTGAATCAGCACGTGCTAAATAAGCGGCCCAATATGTAAGGAATTACCGTTTCGGTCCGAATAATACGGTTGCCCAGGCTGACTGCCTGGCAGCCGTTTTTTATGAGTAAATCAATTTCATAAGGGATAAAACCGCCCTCTGGGCCAATTACGATGGTACAGGGATGATCAATGGCAAAAGGCATGGATTGCTCTACATAAGGATGGGCTACATAAGCAGGACATTCTGCCGTAATTAAACCGGGCAGCACATCTTCAACAAAAGGTTTAAAGCGTTTATGGATTTCAATTTGCGGTGCAACCGTATCCCCTGCCTGTTCCAGACCCAGTGTGACATAATGATCCAGCTGCTGTAGAAATGGGGTTTGCCAATAGCTTTTATCCACACGATAGCTATGCAGCAAAATCATTTTTTCCACCCCCAGGGTCACGCTATCCATAATCAGGCGGCGCAGCACTTTCGGACGTGGCATAGCGACAATTAAAGTTACTGGCAACTTGGCTGGAACATCTTCTTCTTTGAGCGGTTTTAATCTTATAGCGTGTTCGGTCACTTCCACAATTTCGGTGAGATAGCGTTTTCCCTCACGAATACCCACTTTAAGCGTATCACCTACAGTAATCTCTAGATGTTGCTGTAGATGCTCTAACTGACGTTTGCTGGTAATAGACCAGTATTCAGATTCAGTTTGGCGTGGGTCAAGGAGGACAATATTCATAATCTTCTGCTAAAGAATCATTCAACATATTAGGATACGCGGAAGGCGACAGGGATGTCGCCCGCTGATCTGTACAGCATGGATGCTGTCTCAGATCAGCAAAGGATTTTTGCTACTTTTGATCCCTCAAAAGTAGAGATTGCCTACGAATCAGCATTTAAACTTTTCTGTAAAAATGAGGCCGTATGGTGCATTTGAAATATTTAAATATACTGATCAATCACCGCAATATGTTTGGCTAAAGAACCCTTGTTCTGCAACATAATTTTCTGCGCGTGCTGGTTCAGCTGCTCTGCAGCGCTGTGATCATTTAACAGCTCCATCAAAACCTTCACCGCCTGCTCTGCATCTTCTACGACTTTCACACCCTCTACTGCGACAAATTTATCAACAATGGTCTGGAAGTTAAAATAATTTTTACCCAAAACCGTCGCTACATTTAAAGCAATCGGCTCCAGAATATTATGTCCGCCACCCGGTTCATTCAGCGAACCGCCAACAAAGCCAGCTTGGCTAAGTGCATACCACAGCCACATTTCCCCCATCGAATCGGCTAAATAGACTTGGGTATCTAACTGAATAGCTTCCCCTGCACTGCGACGACTGGTTTTTAGATTCAGATTTTGCGCAAGCTGAAACACTTCATCAAAGCGTTCCGGATGACGTGGCACCACAATGACCAGCAATTCTGGATGTTGTGCCAGATAAGGCTTGAAAGCCGTTAACAGTTTTTGTTCTTCAGGAGCATGGGTACTGGCAAGGGTGATGATTTTACGTGCCGATAAATGCCAGTCCTGTTGCAATTGCTGTGCCTGTTGAATAAAACTGTCCGGTGCATGAATATCAAATTTAATGCTGCCCAATACCTGACTTTTATTGGTTGCCATGCCCAAATTACGGTAACGATCTAAGGTCGCCTGATCTTGAGCCAGCAAATGTTCCAAACCCTTCAGCATGCCTTGGGTCAGTCCTTGAACCTTAGCATAGCCTTTGGCCGATTTTTCTGAAAGTCGGGCATTAATCAGTAAACATGGCACTTTAAATTGCTGTGCCTGATCGATTAAATTCGGCCAGATTTCAGTTTCTACCAAAGCCAATACTTTGGGCTGATATTTTTGATAAAACGTCTGGACTAATTTTTTCTGATCGGCAGGCAAATACACGGCCTGAAACAAATGTTCATAAGGTGCTTTTAGAAATAGTGACTTGGCCCGAGCCTGACCCGTCTTGGTGGTATTTGTGACCAGTACCGGATGGCCAAGTTTGAGGTAATGTTCAATTAAAGGCTGGGCTGCGTTGGTTTCTCCAACCGACACCACATGAAACCAGATCGAATGCAGGTTTTTCGGCGGTTGAAATGGACCAAAGCGCTCAAGACATTCTTGTTGCAATTGCTCCGTATTCAGCGCACGTTTTTTAATCTGCCATTTATACAATGGCTTAATTAGAGTAAGTGCCGCGTTGTACCAAAAAGGAGTAGCCAAACAAGTTGCCTCAAATCATGTTCAATCGGCAAAATATAACAGAGCAGCCTTCACATGTTAATGAATTCTGCTCTGTGACATCATTTATTCTATTTTATGGAAGTAGCTGCTTAACTTTCAGCAAGCTGTTTATTCAGGAATGGATAGTCAATATAGCCTTCTGCCACATCGGTTCCAATCATGTTTTCCAGTTTCAATTCATTCAGTGGTTCATCTTCCACCAAACGCTCAAACAGGTCTGGATTGGCAATATAAGCCTTACCGAAAGACACCGCTTCCGCTTTACCTGATGCCAGCAGCTCAAGCGCATCTTCACGGCTTAAACGCATATTGGCAATATACGGCACACCGTTGGAACGCGCTTTCATGTCTAGGCTGATGCTGTCATCGGCCAGATATTCACGGGTAAAGAAAAAGGCAATTTGACGTTTACCCAATTCTTGCATGACATAACCAAAGGTTTCTTTAGGATTGGCATCACCCATATCGTGCTCATCGCCACGCGGTGCCAGATGTACACCGACACGACCTGCGCCCCACACTTCAATCAGTGCATCTACAACTTCTAATAAGAAGCGGGCACGGTTTTCAGCAGAACCGCCATATTCATCTTCACGCAGATTGGTTTTGCTTTGCAGGAACTGGTCAATTAAATAACCATTGGCGGCATGCAGTTCTACCCCGTCAAAACCGGCCGCTTTGGCTTTAATTGCGGCTTGTTTGTATTGTTCGGTAATGGCATGGATTTCTGAAATTTCCAGGGCACGTGGCACCACATATTCACGTTTCGGACGCAGCAGGCTGACATAGCCAGCTTGCTTCACATTACTGGCTGAAACTGGTGTTTCACCTTTTAACAGATCAGGATGGGAGACACGTCCCACATGCCACAACTGCGCTACGATCAAACCGCCTTTACCATGCACCGCATTGGTAACCAGTTTCCAGCCTTCTACCTGTTCATCGGTAAACAGACCCGGGGTTTTTTCATAACCGTTGGCTTCTTCTGAAATCACTGTCGCTTCGGAGATGATTAAACCTGCGCTAGCACGCTGTGCATAGTACTCCGCCATCATGGCCGTCGGAACACGGTCTGCTGTAGCACGGCTACGTGTCAGTGGTGCCATCACCACACGGTTTTTAAGTTTGAGTTCACCAAATTGAATTGGGGTAGAAAAATCTGTCATCAAGCCATCCTCTTACAGCTG from Acinetobacter sp. CS-2 includes the following:
- a CDS encoding mechanosensitive ion channel family protein yields the protein MAEKQNALNEVTQDTSQLLQEATEKTAQTVIEHTAKYNDAYSTIDKFVDAFWERLPYLCIALVVFSIFWLLSKLFKLFVRKALTDRSYTKQNLVLVLNRVGSSAIIFIGFLIAMVIAIPGFTPGQLMSALGIGSVAIGFAFKDIFQNLLSGILILLGEPFKIGDDIIVSGMEGTVEDIQIRATYLRSPDGRRIVIPNATVYTSAVIVNTAYQRRRCEFVVGIGYEDDVQKAKSIILSILDKDPTILSQPGFAVNVNALADFSINLNVRWWVDTTETTTAGSISEVQERVIKAFAEHEISIPYPVQEVKIYRGNDTTELAESARAK
- a CDS encoding acyl-CoA dehydrogenase family protein yields the protein MNASSPLLTSNPLYIAQQLAEQFATTAAERDKQGGNPKQERDLIRQSGLLGLSIPVQYGGQGADWKTVFQTIQTIAQVDSSLAHVYGFHHLLIATVQLFSQPEQYGKWLEQTAKENLFWGNTLNPLDRRTIATQVSENAYLFHGDKSFCSGSIDSDVLLCSAYNDKGKLLIGVIPTAREGVSFLGDWNNMGQRQTDSGTSHFEQVKIKKDELLLNPGPLSTPYSSLRPLIAQLIFVHLFLGVAEGAFATARQTVQSQKAWSKSLVENAVNDPFTQKHFAEFYVQLEGVRLLAAKAVQSLQTAWDLGNDLTAEQRGEVSIAIATAKIAATNTSLYITQNIFQVMGARATTAQLNLDRFWRNVRTQTLHDPVDYKYQEIGEWVLTAKVPDPSFYS
- a CDS encoding 16S rRNA (uracil(1498)-N(3))-methyltransferase, which translates into the protein MNIVLLDPRQTESEYWSITSKRQLEHLQQHLEITVGDTLKVGIREGKRYLTEIVEVTEHAIRLKPLKEEDVPAKLPVTLIVAMPRPKVLRRLIMDSVTLGVEKMILLHSYRVDKSYWQTPFLQQLDHYVTLGLEQAGDTVAPQIEIHKRFKPFVEDVLPGLITAECPAYVAHPYVEQSMPFAIDHPCTIVIGPEGGFIPYEIDLLIKNGCQAVSLGNRIIRTETVIPYILGRLFSTC
- a CDS encoding DUF805 domain-containing protein, with amino-acid sequence MNPHDDSSFFSRVQPARSDNPLSPEGRFGRLSSIGWYGFVHLIAFFATIALSLTMGIFNFHTLSMDNQFVNTLTGIAGLGFVAILVLYIYFLIMISIRRLHDLNRSGWLTLLFLLPLVNIFMGLYLLLGSGTKGSNKYGLPRETLVWEKILAWLMIILAVLSFLASGSIISYQFGTGELEVPPQVIQKGTQYF
- the acs gene encoding acetate--CoA ligase; its protein translation is MNEIYPVPEEFKKTARTNESEYFERYQKSIEQPDEYWAEQASKLDWIKPFTQVKNTSFDKDNFKIEWFADGQLNLSANCLDRHLKEHPYKPAIIWEGDHPSRHKIISFNELYDETCRFANVLKKNGIKKGDRVVLYMPMVSEAAIAMLACTRIGAVHCVVFGGFSPDSLASRIEDSQAKMVITADSGMRGGKPILLKANVDEALKIAGTESVEHVIVVHRTGNPIEMQPGRDLWYHMEIMSVNEICPPEPMNAEDPLFILYTSGSTGKPKGVLHTTGGYLTYVNSTFREVFDIKQDDVFWCTADAGWITGHSYVIYGPLSNGTTTVMFEGVPQYPTWARTGHIVDKHNVSILYTAPTAIRAMMREGDAFVRESDRSSLRLIGSVGEPINPEAWNWYYTVVGESRCPIVDTWWQTETGGILISPLPGATDLKPGSATRPLFGIQPAIVDAEGKELEGEAEGNLIIKDSWPGQMRTIWGDPERFIEAYFSTYPGTYFTGDGARRDKDGYYWITGRVDDVLNVSGHRLGTAEVESALVAHEHVAEAAVVGMPHDIKGQGICAFVTLQANFEESEELRHELINWVRKVLGPVATPDALYWAPALPKTRSGKIMRRILRKIAANELDTLGDTSTLADPQVVNNLIATVYPDK
- the sfnG gene encoding dimethylsulfone monooxygenase SfnG — protein: MSIQDKNITFAYWVPNVSGGLVVSDIEQRTDWSYDYNVRLAQAAEKSGFDYALTQIRFTAGYNAENQHESVSFSHGILAKTEKLKVIAAILPGPWKPALAAKQLATIDHLTNGRIAINVVSGWFRGEFDAIGEEWSEHDQRYARSEEFIRSLKGIWTQDHFSFDGQYYQFKDYTLSPKPLQKPHIEIFQGGSSRAARDMASRVSDWYFTNGNTVEELKKQIDDIREKAKANNHAVKIGVNAFIIARDTEEEAQAVLQEIVAKANVQAVKSFADATREAGAATAEGEGNWAKSTFEDLVQYNDGFKTNLIGTPQQIAERIVELKAVGVDLILSGFLHFIEEVEYFGQKVLPLVRELEAQQLSVVTAKSA
- a CDS encoding PQQ-dependent sugar dehydrogenase produces the protein MSAQFLLPLAGAAIVLALSGCASSSRSPILDSYGPYPHLPEPQSSLFPTVNIAPAKGWPAGTMPTPAPGLKVQAFAKELQHPRWLYVLPNGDVLVAETDAPPKPDDSKGFRGKIMQLLMKRAGSSHQSANRISLLRDRNGDGVADQKTIFLQNLNSPFGMALVGNTLYVANTDALMRFPYQKGATQITASGSKVLDLPGGPLNHHWTKNVIANPAGSKLYITVGSNSNVAENGLDQETGRALIMEFDIASGKTRPFATGLRNPNGMDWQPQSGMLWTVVNERDEIGNDLVPDYLTSVKDGAFYGWPYSYYGQHVDTRIKPQNPELVARAIKPDYALGNHTASLGLTFYTAQLMPQYRSGALIGQHGSWNRKPHSGYKVIFVPFQNGQPSGMPQDVLSGFLNDQGEALGRPVGVAVDRFGAILVADDVGNMIWRVSPIGTMMDHRPINKKISPASADQEPVTSLPAVEQAAK